In Cervus elaphus chromosome 5, mCerEla1.1, whole genome shotgun sequence, the following proteins share a genomic window:
- the FAM187A gene encoding Ig-like V-type domain-containing protein FAM187A, whose protein sequence is MSLAHTTVLLWAWGSLQAFEIVEKEHIFQRTPCPAFLMFDNAAYLADMSFELPCPCKPEEVSAVVWYYQKHLGSSHTKVLTDFDGRVLTEAAQVRVGSDMLLRFSIRMFSLLVFRAQPQDSGLYFCGTRKGDYFYAYDVDIQSSEGMVATFKDQGQEPLEDEYHGSLRVFTTFWEWTPCDRCGVRGEQWRIGLCYLKSPDLSPRYRKILPNVVSCGSRAVPRQLWAKASDHNPELLVRSCLMPCKKKKKVQEGVMAIFNYVSKVGSRPWLPQVPIQFHQQRLGHGLIISCPGARPEHAVAWDKDHQYLYRTQYLKGVNGSMRVFIDHGNHLHIRFTQLEDRGIYYCWRQGERIAGFRLGVTSPGRYPVSFSDPEIRAALGLFLIGYMLITVIFISIHLCRCCCYLFRFCPNFSPRLSLPQL, encoded by the coding sequence ATGAGCCTGGCCCACACCACTGTGCTCCTGTGGGCGTGGGGGAGCCTCCAGGCCTTTGAAATAGTGGAGAAAGAGCACATCTTTCAGAGGACCCCCTGCCCGGCTTTCCTGATGTTTGACAACGCGGCCTACTTGGCCGACATGAGCTTCGAGCTCCCCTGCCCCTGCAAGCCGGAGGAGGTGTCCGCTGTCGTCTGGTACTATCAGAAGCACCTGGGCAGCAGCCACACCAAAGTGCTGACGGACTTCGATGGGCGGGTACTGacggaggcagcccaggtgcGCGTGGGCAGCGACATGCTGCTCCGCTTCAGCATCCGCATGTTCAGCCTCTTGGTCTTCCGGGCGCAACCGCAGGACTCCGGCTTGTATTTCTGCGGCACCCGCAAGGGGGACTACTTTTACGCCTACGACGTGGACATCCAGAGCAGTGAGGGGATGGTGGCTACCTTCAAGGACCAGGGCCAGGAGCCCTTGGAAGACGAGTACCACGGGAGCCTCCGCGTCTTCACCACCTTCTGGGAGTGGACCCCCTGCGACCGCTGCGGGGTGCGCGGGGAGCAGTGGCGTATCGGTCTGTGCTACCTGAAGAGCCCGGACCTCTCTCCCCGCTACCGCAAGATACTGCCCAACGTGGTGTCTTGTGGTTCGAGGGCTGTGCCAAGGCAGCTCTGGGCCAAGGCCAGCGACCACAACCCCGAGCTGCTGGTTCGGAGCTGCCTGATGCCctgcaagaagaagaagaaggtccAGGAGGGCGTGATGGCCATCTTCAACTATGTGTCCAAAGTGGGCAGCCGGCCCTGGTTGCCCCAGGTGCCCATTCAGTTCCACCAGCAGAGGCTGGGCCACGGACTCATCATCTCCTGCCCCGGGGCCCGACCAGAGCACGCCGTGGCCTGGGACAAGGACCACCAGTACCTCTACCGCACGCAGTACCTGAAGGGCGTCAACGGGTCCATGAGGGTGTTCATCGACCACGGCAACCATCTCCACATCCGCTTCACCCAGCTGGAAGACCGGGGCATCTACTATTGCTGGCGGCAGGGCGAGCGCATTGCGGGGTTCCGACTGGGCGTGACATCTCCAGGTCGCTACCCGGTCTCCTTCTCCGACCCCGAGATTCGGGCCGCCCTGGGGCTCTTTCTGATAGGCTACATGCTCATCACAGTCATCTTTATCAGCATTCACCTTTGTCGTTGCTGCTGTTACTTATTCCGCTTTTGTCCCAACTTCTCCCCCAGGCTCTCTCTCCCCCAGCTCTGA